A region of the Aliidongia dinghuensis genome:
CGGCCGAGGCGATCGCCGGCGAGCAGTCTTCCGGCACTTTCGTCCCCGTGCCGGGCGAAACGCCTGAGCTCAAGGCACGGGCGGCGGCACGGGTCGAGGCCATGCAGATCCTGGAGACCGCCGAGGCACCCGCCCTGCCCGGTGCCGGCCGGCCGGTCGCCGGTGCGGTCATCCAGCGCGCGCTCCTGACCCTGTCCTGGCCGCTCGCGAATTTCGGGCCGTCGCTGCCCAACCTCATGGCGACGATCGCCGGCAACCTGTTCGAGCTCCGGCAATTGTCCGGCCTCAAGCTCTTGGACGTGCGCCTGCCGCCCGGCTTCACCGCCGCCTACCCCGGCCCGCGCTTCGGCGTCGCCGGCACCCGGCGCCTGGCCGGCGTCGAGGGCCGGCCGCTGATCGGCACCATCATCAAGCCGAGCGTCGGTCTTGGACCGGAGGAGACGGCAGACCTGGTGCGTGTGCTGGCCGAGGCCGACATCGATTTCATCAAGGACGACGAACTGCAGGCCGACGGCCCGGCCTGCCCGTTCGAGGCGCGGGTGCGCGCGGTCATGCGCGTCGTCAATGACGTGGCCGACCGCCGGGGCCGCAAGGTCATGGTCGCGTTCAACCTCACGGGCGAGGTGGACGAGATGCGGCGGCGCCACGATCTGGTGCTCGCCTGCGGTGGCACCTGCGTCATGGCCAGCGTCAATTCGGTCGGGCTTGCCGGCATGATCGCGCTCGGGCGCCACAGCCAGCTGCCCTTGCACGCGCACCGCAACGGCTGGGGCTATCTTTCACGCCACCCGCTCTTGGGCTTTACGTTCACCGCCTGGCACAAGTTCTGGCGCCTGGCCGGGGCGGACCATATCCATGTGAACGGCCTCGCCAACAAGTTTTCCGAGGACGACGCGTCCGTCATCGCCTCGGCACGCGCGTGCCTCGCACCGCTCACCGCCGAACGGCCGGCACCGATCATGCCCGTCTTCTCGTCCGGCCAGACGGCACGGCAAGCGCCGGACACGTTCCGGGCGCTGGGATCGGTCGACCTGATCTTCGCCGCCGGCGGCGGCATCATGGCCCATCCGCATGGGCCGGCGGCCGGCGTCGCGAGCCTGCGCGAAGCCTGGGAAGCCGCGGTCGAGGGCGTCC
Encoded here:
- a CDS encoding ribulose-bisphosphate carboxylase large subunit family protein — encoded protein: MTDERVEADYLMETAYDPRAAAEAIAGEQSSGTFVPVPGETPELKARAAARVEAMQILETAEAPALPGAGRPVAGAVIQRALLTLSWPLANFGPSLPNLMATIAGNLFELRQLSGLKLLDVRLPPGFTAAYPGPRFGVAGTRRLAGVEGRPLIGTIIKPSVGLGPEETADLVRVLAEADIDFIKDDELQADGPACPFEARVRAVMRVVNDVADRRGRKVMVAFNLTGEVDEMRRRHDLVLACGGTCVMASVNSVGLAGMIALGRHSQLPLHAHRNGWGYLSRHPLLGFTFTAWHKFWRLAGADHIHVNGLANKFSEDDASVIASARACLAPLTAERPAPIMPVFSSGQTARQAPDTFRALGSVDLIFAAGGGIMAHPHGPAAGVASLREAWEAAVEGVPLADYAASHPALAAALGA